A genomic window from Babylonia areolata isolate BAREFJ2019XMU chromosome 9, ASM4173473v1, whole genome shotgun sequence includes:
- the LOC143285900 gene encoding uncharacterized protein LOC143285900, whose amino-acid sequence MGDPSWLTTAPKTEKTTAPRFSLANPCFKVILIGEAGVGKTSIFSRARQPEHVWSGAQTSASIRVDTCTRTICTQSGDVTLTLWDTAGAEKYRTLTRNYYRDTHAVLLVFSVDDPPSLHSLPGWQRDVTQSSPSVISFLVGNKSDLTHQVSEQCMRAFADSHNCQAAFLLSAKTGEGVESALSTVCQHLVSQSHHRSRMHNRDRLWLEGSGVHIHGCRTGQEGGSKCCS is encoded by the exons ATGGGTGACCCATCCTGGCTGACCACGGCaccaaagacagagaagacaacagCGCCCAGATTCTCTTTGGCCAACCCCTGCTTCAAG GTCATTCTGATAGGGGAGGCAGGGGTGGGGAAGACATCCATCTTCTCCAGAGCGCGTCAGCCAGAGCACGTGTGGAGCGGGGCCCAGACCTCCGCTTCCATTCGTGTAGACACCTGCACGCGCACCATCTGCACACAAAGCGGTGACGTCACA CTGACCCTGTGGGACACGGCAGGGGCAGAGAAGTATCGAACCCTGACCCGGAACTATTACCGCGACACCCACGCCGTCCTGTTGGTGTTCAGTGTGGAtgaccccccttccctccactctctcccggGCTGGCAAAGGGACGTCACTCAGTCCTCCCCTTccg TGATCTCCTTCCTGGTGGGCAACAAAAGTGACCTGACCCACCAGGTCAGTGAACAGTGCATGAGGGCCTTCGCCGATTCTCACAACTGTCAGGCTGCCTTTCTCCTCTCGGCCAAAACAG GGGAGGGCGTGGAGTCTGCCCTCAGCACTGTCTGTCAGCACCTGGTCAGCCAGAGCCACCACCGCAGCAGGATGCACAACAGGGACCGCCTGTGGCTGGAGGGGTCCGGGGTTCACATCCACGGCTGCCGCACTGGCCAGGAGGGCGGCTCCAAGTGCTGCTCCTGA